The Patescibacteria group bacterium genome includes the window GGCCAAGCCTGGTATATCCACGATGGCAAGCGTTACTACCTCAAAGACGGCGACCTTGCCTACCAGATCATGCGTTTCTTAAGCAGTGGCATTACCAACAGCGATTTGCGGCAAATAGGGGTGGGAGCGTTGGAATAAATTGAATAGTTTTTTATGTCTGTATCTGCATCTATTGTAGCAGACCTCCGTGAAAAGACAGGCGTGGGGATGATGGACGCGAAGCGCGCGCTGGAAGATGCGGGAGGGGATGAGGCGAAGGCGATAGAGCTTTTGAGGAAAAAGGGGATGAAAGCAGCGGAGAAGAGGCAGGATCGCGTTGCCCGCGAAGGGGTCGTGGAAGCGTATGTGCATTCGAATGCAAGGGTGGGTGTGCTCGTGAGCCTTGCGTGTGAGACTGATTTTGTCGCGCGGAACGACAGTTTCCGCCAGCTCGCGCACGAGATCGCGCTCCACATCGCGGCCATGAATCCGCAGTACCTCGCTCCCGCGGACATCCCGCAGGATGTGCTGGAGAAGGAACGGGAGATTTATCGCGATCAGGTGAGGGCGGAGAAGAAGCCGGAAGCGATGGTGGAAAAGATCGTGGAAGGGAAAATGCAGAAATTTTATAAAGACACCTGCCTTTTACAGCAGGCATTTGTAAAGGACGAGAGCAAGACCATTGAAGATCTCATTGTGGAAGCCACCGCGAAAATCGGCGAGAAGATCGAGATAAGGGAATTTGTCAGGCTGAAAGTGTAATTGTGGAAATTTTCAAGACCCGCTCATCACAAGCGGGTCTTTTGTTTATATGGAAAATTAGGTATTATGAATATGAATAGAAACAGTTTTTTCAACATCAGACAGACACGCCGCGAGTGTCGGACTTCTCGCTGCGGAACTCGCACAACGCTCGGCTTGCTCGTTGCGCAACACGCGTCATCCCGACCAGCGTCGGGATGCGCTCCGCCTCACCAGCCCAAGTCCGATATACGTCGGACACCATGCTTGGGCTGGTTGCGGAGGGTTGCACAAGAGCAATCCTCGCTGGGGGACACCACTTGAACAGCCTGCTCCGTAGAGCGCGAGCGAAGCGAGTGATTCTGCGGGGTTATCGCAGTGAAACCCAACACACCGCAGCTATTATATGTATCAATATTAACAATAGGTTTAAATGGAAAAAAATATATGAAATACCTTTATCAAAGAATCCTTATTAAATTGTCGGGGGAATTGTTTGGGGGGAAGGGGAAGAGCGTTGACCTTGTGAGGTATGAGAAGGTGGCGAAAGAGCTTGCGGGGCTTGTGAAGGAAAAAGTGCAGGTGGCAGTGGTGGTGGGCGGCGGCAATATCATGCGGGGGAGAACAGTGAAGGGCGATGTGCAGGACGAGCTTGCGGGCCACCGTGCGGGCATTATTGCCACGGTGGTGAATGGATTATTGCTGCAGAGAGCGCTCATCCGCAATCATGTGCCTGCAGTGCTTCGTGGCGTTGCGATAGTGAGCTATGTGAATTCAGATGACCCTATCTGTGCGCAGGATGATTTGGGTGCGGGCAAAGTGGTGCTCTACGCGGGCGGCTCTGGAGGCCGTTTCCTCTCCACTGATACCGGCGCAGTGATAAGAGCCTTGGAGATCGGCGCAAATGCAGTGATGAAGGCGACTCACGATGTGGACGGGGTGTACGATCGCGATCCTAAACAATCAAAGCGCGCAGTGAAGTATCCCGTACTGACCTTTAGTGAAGCGATTGAGAAGCGGTTGGGGATTTTGGATCTGGCCGCCTTTGACCTCGCGCAAAAGTATCATTTGCCCATCCATGTATTCAAGTGGGGGACTGGGAGGCTTTTGAAAGTATTACGCGGGGAAAAAGTAGGGAGCGTGGTGAAAGATTAGCCATTTAACCATTTATCAATTTAACACTATAACGATATGCTCAACATAGCCATCAACGGTTTCGGACGCATCGGCAAGGCGGCACTGAAGATCGCCTGGAAGCGGAAGAATATGCAGGTCGTCGCGATCAATAATCCCGGCGATGTCGCGACCTTTGCGCATTTATTGAAATTCGACAGCGTGTACGGGCACTGGGACCACGAGGTAAGGGGGATTCCCGTAAAATCGGTAGTCGCGAGCAAGCCCATAGGGACACTGGTTATTGATGGCGTAAAGATTCCTATTTTTGGCGAAAAAGATCCCCTTCTCCTTCCTTGGAGGAAACTCAAGGTTGATGTGGTTTTGGAATGCACCGGCAGGTTTACGAAAGACGACGCGGCGGCGGCACACCTCAAGGCGGGCGCCAAGCGGGTGGTCGTGTCCGCGCCCACCAAAGGAGGAGAGACGAAGACATTTCTCGTAGGGGTCAATGCGGACCATTATGAGGGAGAGGCGCTGGTATCGAATGCGTCATGCACCACCAATTGCATTGCGCCAGTTATGCAAGTGATGAGTGACGCGTTTGGCGTGAAGAAGGCAATGCTCACGACCGTGCACGCGGTCACCGCAGAGCAAAATCTAGTTGATTCAAATCCTCCCGCGCTCCATCCTGATCTGCGGCGCGCGCGCTCGGCGCTCGCCAATATTGTTCCTACCACGACTGGCGCGGCATCGGCCTTGGGGAGCGTCATTCCCGCTTTGAGGGGGATTTTCGACGGGCTCGCATTGCGCGTGCCAGTGCTCTGCGGGTCGCTTTCAGACTTTACATTCCTTTTGAAGAAGAAAGTGACCGTCGCGCAGGTGAACGGGGCGTTCAAAAAAGCGGCGAACGCCGAGCGCTATGCAGGAGTCCTCGCGGTGACGGAAGAGCCGATCGTGTCATCCGACATCGTCGGCCGCACCGAGTCTGCCATCGTCGACTTGTCGCTCACCAAAGTGGTGGACGGGGATCTCGTGAAAGTGCTTGCGTGGTATGACAACGAGTGGGGGTATGCCAACCGCTTGGTGGAAATGGCGGCAAAGGTGATGGGGAAGAAGTGAATGGTTAAACTGCTAAATTGTTAGATTGTTGAACTGTGTGACTGTTAAATTGTTTATTGTTATGGAGTTGTATAAGCGGGGAGTTTATTTTGTAAATAAGCGTTATATATAGTAAAATAAGGCCATGAGACCAAAACAACGTATGAAAAATAAACGGCAAGTGCGGAAGGAAGTGATGCCTTTTCGGCGATCCCTTTTTTGGGACGTGGACCCGAAAACGATCGATCCCGAGAAGCATGCCGAGTATATCATCGAGCGCGTGCTTGATTTCGGCGAATTAGAAGAAGTGCGGTGGCTGGCGCATCATTATTCCAAGAGACTCATAAGGAAAACACTCAAGGAGTCGCGTGTTATCCATGATAAGTCGCGCATTTTATGGGATCTCGTGTTCAAGTAAAACGCGCAGCGCGAAATGACTTGCATATTGACCGGCTGCCTGCGGCCACCCGCCACGCATTTTTAGAAAGCGTACGGGATAGGTTATTCGCAACCGCAGGGTGGTACCTCGCGGGCGGTACGGCGCTCGCATTGCAAGTAGGGCACAGGGAGTCGGAGGATTTGGTTTTCTTCACCCCGCGGAAGAGTTTTCAAGAACCGCAATTTGAGAAGAAGCTTATGCTCGCCGGCAAGTGGCGGACTGACTTTCTTGCAGAGGGCACTCTTT containing:
- the tsf gene encoding translation elongation factor Ts — its product is MSVSASIVADLREKTGVGMMDAKRALEDAGGDEAKAIELLRKKGMKAAEKRQDRVAREGVVEAYVHSNARVGVLVSLACETDFVARNDSFRQLAHEIALHIAAMNPQYLAPADIPQDVLEKEREIYRDQVRAEKKPEAMVEKIVEGKMQKFYKDTCLLQQAFVKDESKTIEDLIVEATAKIGEKIEIREFVRLKV
- the pyrH gene encoding UMP kinase (Catalyzes the phosphorylation of UMP to UDP), coding for MKYLYQRILIKLSGELFGGKGKSVDLVRYEKVAKELAGLVKEKVQVAVVVGGGNIMRGRTVKGDVQDELAGHRAGIIATVVNGLLLQRALIRNHVPAVLRGVAIVSYVNSDDPICAQDDLGAGKVVLYAGGSGGRFLSTDTGAVIRALEIGANAVMKATHDVDGVYDRDPKQSKRAVKYPVLTFSEAIEKRLGILDLAAFDLAQKYHLPIHVFKWGTGRLLKVLRGEKVGSVVKD
- the gap gene encoding type I glyceraldehyde-3-phosphate dehydrogenase, which codes for MLNIAINGFGRIGKAALKIAWKRKNMQVVAINNPGDVATFAHLLKFDSVYGHWDHEVRGIPVKSVVASKPIGTLVIDGVKIPIFGEKDPLLLPWRKLKVDVVLECTGRFTKDDAAAAHLKAGAKRVVVSAPTKGGETKTFLVGVNADHYEGEALVSNASCTTNCIAPVMQVMSDAFGVKKAMLTTVHAVTAEQNLVDSNPPALHPDLRRARSALANIVPTTTGAASALGSVIPALRGIFDGLALRVPVLCGSLSDFTFLLKKKVTVAQVNGAFKKAANAERYAGVLAVTEEPIVSSDIVGRTESAIVDLSLTKVVDGDLVKVLAWYDNEWGYANRLVEMAAKVMGKK